agataccGCTTCACCACcaggatggctataattttttaaaatggaaaataacaagtgttaggaTAAGGAGAAATTCAAATCCTCTtgtattgctggtgggaatgtaaaatgacacacctgctgtgaaaaacagtttggctgtTCCTCAATAAGCTAAACAGAGAACTAAATATAGAATATGACTCagtaatttcactcctaggtatataccccaaagaactgaaaacaagcacttaaaaaaatacttgtaCGTGCACATTGATAACAGCACTATTTATAAcagtcaaaaagtggaaacaatccaaattccattaatagatgaatggctaaataaactgtgatatataaatacaatggcatattattcagacataagaaggaaggaagtattGATACATACTACAACTTGTATAAGCCTCAAAACATTATGCTCAAGAAGGCAGAcacgccaggcgtggtggctcacacctgtaatgccagctctttgggaggctgatacaggcggatcacgaggtcaggagatcaagcccatcctggccaacatggtgaaaccccatctctactagagatatgaaaaaaaaaaaattagctgggcatggtggcgcgtgcctgtagtcccagctactctagaggctgaggcaggagaatcgcttgaactcgggaagcggaggttgcagtgagccgagattgtgccactgcattctagcctggccacagagcaagactccgtctcaaaaaaaaaaaaaaaaaaaaaaaaagccagacacaaaaggtcaaagttatacacaaaatatatagtgtataattccatttatatgaaggtCCAGAACAGGTATTAATaaatctagagagacagaaagcagactggTGATGGCCAGAGGCTGAGGACTGACTGGCTAATGGGTACAGGACTTCCTTtcggggtgatgaaaatgttatgGAACTAGAGAGAGGTGATGGtttgatggttgcacaacattttcgtttctttctgtctttttttttctttttctttttctttttcttttttttttttgagacagagtctcgctcttgtcacccagcctggagtgcagtggcacaatctcggctcactgcaaactctgcctcctgcaaccttggcctcctgggttcaagtgattctcctgcctcagcctcccgaatagctggaattacaggcacacaccaccacacccggctaatttttcatattcttagtagagatgaggttttgctatgttggccaggctggtcttgaactcctgatctccggggatccgcctgcctcagcctcccaacgtgctcggattacagccatgagccaccgtgcccagcagacAAAATTTTCAATGTACTAAgcgccactgaattgtacacattaaaatacttaaattGTGAACTTTATGTTGTGTGTatttttccacaataaaaaaataatgaagggggccaggtgcgatggctcatatctgtaatcctagcactttgggaggccaaggccggtggctgggaggtggaggttgcagtgagctgagatcatgctactgcgctctagcctgggcaacattgagTGAGTTAAACTCTGtctacacaaaacaaaaaagaagggaaaatccTAGCAGGATTTTCTACAGATACAgacaagattattattattattattattattatttcctttgagacgaggtttcactctgtcacccaggtggagtgcagtggcgagatctcagctcaccacagtctccaccgcccaggctcaagcgatcctcccccctcagtctccagagtagctgggaccacaggtgcatgccatcacacccagctaatttttttgtatttttggtagagacaagatttcaccatgttgcctaggctggtcttgaactccggagctcagatgatccacccacctcggcctcccaaagtgctgggattacagcatgagccaccaccttgttttaaaaatctgtaacttTAAGACAAGAgacggggcgcggtggctcatgcctgtaatcccagcactttgggaggtggaggcgggaggatcatgaggtcaggagatcgagaccatcctggctaacactgtgaaaccctgtctctactaaaaatactaaaaattagctgggcgtggtggcgggcgcctatagtcccagctactcgggaggctgtggcaggagaatggcgtgaacccgggaggtggagcttgcagtgagccgagatggcaccactgcactccagcctgggcaacagagcaagactccatctcaaaaaaaaaaaaaaaaaaaaagaacagattatTCTAAAAGTTATATCAACGGCAAAGAAGCGGacatagctaaaacaatttttaaaaagaattaaatgaggccgggcgtggtggctcacacctataatcccagcactttgggaggccgaggcaggcagatcagttgaggtcaggaattcgagaccagcctggccaacatggcgaaacctcgtttctactaaaaatacaaaaattagccaggcgtggtggtgtgtgcctgtaatcccagctactaggcaggctgaggcagaagaatcacctgagccggaggcacagaggttgcagtgagttgagatcattcatgccactgcactccagcctgggcaacagagcgagactgtctcaaaaaaaaaagaaaagaaaaagaagagaaaaagaattacaTGAATTAAAAGACTGTGGTATTGGCAGAGGGCTAAAtatacagatcaatgaaacaataTAGAAAACCCAGTagtagacccacacaaatatactcaactgatttttcttttttcttttctttttttttttttttttgagacaggggctcactctgctggagtgcaatggtgcaatcatagttcaccgcagcctcgaactcctgggctcaagcaatcctcctgtctcagcatagcaggctaatttatttatttatttattttcctgaaacggagtttcgctcttgtcacccaggctggagtgcaatggcgcgatctcagctcatggtaacctctgcctcccaggttcaagcaattctcctgactcaacctcctgagtagctgggattacaggcgcatgccatcaggcccagctaattgttgtattttcagtagggactgggttgcgccatgttggccaggctggtctcgaactcctgacctcagatgatccaaccgtctcagcctcccaaagtgctgggattacaggtgtgagccactgagaccagcaaatttttaaatattttatagagacaggggtctcactatattgcccagtctggtctcccggcctcaattgatcctcccgctttggcctcacaaagtgctaggactgtaaacatgagccactatacctggcctccaactgctttttttttttttttaaggtacaaAAGCATTCAAAGGCAGAAAGAGCTTTTCCAACATATATTGTTGAATAAACTGGACATCCATAGgggaaaaaaaccaaccaaaaaaaacacaaaacaaaacctcaaccTAAGTTTCATACCTTAATATCTTATaccaaaactaactcaaaatggatcaccaACTTAAATGCGAAATGTGAAatctttagaagaaaacataggagaaaatcttcatgatctAGGGTATACAAAGACTTAACACCAAAAGCATActctataaaaggaaaaactgacattttagatttcattaaaattaagctCTGCAAAAGACCCTGTgaaaaggatgaaaagacaagctaccaactaaaagaaaaatatctgcaaaccacaTACCCAACAAAGGACTATTatctagaatgtataaagaactctcaaaagtCAACAGTTAAAACCAaaaaatccggccgggcgcggtggctcaagcctgtaatcccagcactttgggaggccgagacgggcggatcacgaggtcaggagatcgagaccatcctggctaacacggtgaaaccccgtctctactaaaaatacaaaaaactagccaggcgaggtggcggcgcctgtagtcccagctactcgggaggctgaggcaggagaatggcgtgaacccgggaggcggagcttgcagtgagctgagatctggccactgcacttcagcctgggcgacagagcgagactccgtctcaaaaaaaaaaaaaaaaaaaccaaaaaatccaaTGAGAAAACgctaaaacaagcaaaaattcaTGAAGGGACATCTCCTCAAAGACaatatacagatggcaagtaagctcataaaaatattttctacatcaTCAGCCatgagggaaatacaaattaaaaccaaaattagaTATCAttacacacctatcagaatgactAAAAAATAGTTGACGACatcagccaagtgcagtggctcacacctatgatctcaacactttggaagtctgaggcggcagatcacttgaggtcaggagttcgagaccagtctgaccagtcatggcaaaaccccatctctactaaaaatacaaaattagctgagcatggtggcgcatgcctgtaatcccagctacccaggtggctgaggcatgagaatcacttgaacccaggtggcagaggttgcagtgagccgagattgtaccactgcactccagcctgggtgacagagggagaccctgtctcaaaagaaaaacaaaaagaaaaagaaaagaacgaaCGAACCCAGGTCATTTGTCCTGTAGGGTATTCGCAAAGTCTGAATTTGCACCTTTGAGGTACCATTTAATGTCTGCTATATTTCCTGTAAATTAGTAGTTAGCTCTAATCAGATTCAGACTGAagtttgctcatttgtttttgGTATGGCTACTTCATGCAAGGTGGAGTTATATACTCTATGATCAGGAAAACATGtttatctctgtttttatgaTGAATAACAgccattgtttttttgtttatatagagATGGgctcttactatgttgtccagactggttttgaactcctgggcttaagcaatcctcccacctcagcctcccaaaatgctgggattacaggtatgaaccactgtgtcctGCCACAGTCATTGTTGACCATTGCCtagatatattaattcatttggaGTTACAAGATGCTGATATTCTAATTATACTATCCCTTCTTAATTTATTTACTGGAATGCTTCTATAAAGAGAAATATCCCCCTCATCTTAAGATACAGTTCCCATAAGAAAACCAGGTAAACACTTGATTCTTTCCAGTTActagcagtttttaaaataatgagttgatCTGCCAGCATTCTCCAACAATGACCAATGATTTTTAAGtatcattgtgtttttgttttgttttgtttttttgagacggagtctcgttctgtcgcccaggctggggtgcagtggccagatctcagctcactgcaagctccgcctcccgggttcacgccattctcctgcctcagcctcccgagtagctgggactacaggcgcccgcccactcgcccgggtagttttttgtattttttagtagagacggggtttcaccgtgttagccaggatggtctcgatctcctgacttcgtgatccgcccgtctcggcctcccaaaatgctgggattacaggcttgagccaccgcgcctggccatatcATTGTGTTTTTAAGTATCATTGTGAATTCATGGATTTAAGCATATTTTATGAATTTCAATCCATTGCAGATAGTATCCATTTTGATACTTAAATTGTCCCATCTTTGGCCAGTGGGAACTACTCTAGTTGGCTCCTAAGTTCTTTTGTTACAATCCTAACACTCTTTGAAAGCTTCCTTGCCTATCTTGGACAATACCTGCCCCAAACCTGAAATCAGCCACTTACCCAAGGAGTTGTTTGTTGGTTCCTTTTAACAGGAAATGGTATTTACATAGCACAATTTGAATACTAGAGGTGTTTATTTTTACTGGATCATTGTTTCCAGGCCTTTTCAGGATAAAGCTGGGAAAATTTTAAGGATAAAATAAACCATGAGCTCAGAGTTATATTTGCAATTTAAATTCACAATTACAGAGTTTTCTCTTAACTTCATCAATCATAAATATGTATCTCTTTATTCCACACCAAAAATTCTGGTTCTCAGAGACaccaacattattaatcatttgtTTTATCTCATGATATACCTAAAATAATCTCAGAATAACAATACCAACACTATCACCATAATATgactattgaaaaatatttttgcatttctttttcagcattatAGTATATTTCACTTGGGCTGTCATAGTcaaattattatgttttaaagtcACTTGAATAGTTTGGTTAGAAGCATCCTGAGAAGAGTGCTATGTGGGCCTCTAGATTCTGTATTAAAATAGAGCCAACTGGTAAAGATGGCTTAGTGactatgatggttaatactgagtgttaatttcattggattgaaggatacaaagtattgatcctgggtgtgtctgtgagggtgttgccaaaagaaattaacatttgagtcagtgggctaggAAACGCAGATCTACCCCTTAATCTGGGTGAGCACAATCTAATCtactgccagcacagctagaataaaaagcaggcagaaaaatatgagagactggcctagccttccagcctacatctttctcctaggctggatgcttcctgccctcaaacatcagactccaagttcttcaattTTGAGACtgagactggctctccttgctcctcaagcttgcagacagcccattgtgggaccctgtgatcgtgtaagttaatacttaataaattttcctttatatatgtCTACCTATGTAGATATCCATGTCTATATAGATATTAATaaatctagagagacagaaaggagactGGTGATGACCAGTCTAGATGGCTagatagatatggatatagatatagatctctatatagatagatatagatatagatatatatcctattagttctgtccctcgagagaaccctaatacagtgACCCTATTTGGAATTGGTCCTTGTGTTAATTTCACTTGGCAAGTACTAAAAGATGATGATCTCAGATACGCCTATGGCTGCAAAAACATGACATGGCTAAATCCCTTGGTTgcaatatctcttttttttttttttttgagacggagtctcgctcgtcgcccaggctggagtgcagtggcgcgatctcggctcactgcaagctccacctccagggttcatgccattctcctgcctcagcctcctgagtagctgggactacaggcatccgccaccatgcccagctaattttttgtatttttggtagagatggggtttcaccgtgttagccaggatggtctcgatctcctgacctcgtgatctgcctgtctcggcctcccaaagtgctgggattacaggcatgagccaccgcgcccagcctatctcttttcttttttaaggggggtggggggcgggtctcactctgttgcccaggttggaatgcaatggcgctatcataactcacttcagcctcaaactcctgggctcaagtgaccctcctgcctcagctcccaaagtgctgagattttgCAATATTTTAAGGTCACAGTATTATATTATTCCACAAAAGTATCTGTctgaggctaggcatggtggttcatacttgtaatcccagtactctgacaggctgagatggaaggactgattgaggccaggaattcaagaccagcctggtcaacacagtaagacctcatcgaaagaaagagaaaagaaaagaaagagggagggaaggagggagggagggagggaaggaaggggggggagggagggataaaggaaggaaggaaggaaggaaggaaggaaggaaggaaggaaggaaggaaggaaggaaggaaggaaggaaaaaaagtatctttttgaatctttttctatttctccaagtctttctttctttcgaaaAATTCTATTTCCATTCTTTATTCACCTCTTTGCCTTTGTTAACCTTCTCTCCAAGCAACTCAGGAgcctttattttttgtgtattgatgagggagaggaagaggaattgCTGTACAAAATAAAGTAATGAAAATGGAGTAGGTAGGAGGATAGACAGCTGCAAGGATCTGAGCTGGATAGACTGAACAAACCCTCATCCTAAGCAACTCACAGCTCAGATTTCTTCTCTGGACAGCTGGCTTTTTTCGTCCTTCTGGAATACTCTGCAAAGATAGGGGAGGGGCTGTGAACTACTTCTGCTATGGATCTTATTTAAAGTCAGCTACCTCCTAGATACTATCTGTAGAACCTAAATGTAATATTCAGCATAGCAGGGATGAAGATGGTAAATGAAAGGTATCCAACTGCCCAACTGCCCACTGTAATTTTTAAAGGCCAGGAGCTCATCGTTACTAAAAATGCTGGAGGGCTGCCTGGAGTAGGCAGTGACCACAGAGTCACACAAGCTGGAATTGGATATTCGACTTATCTGTCAtatttctctcctccctccctgtcttaGCACCCAATACTCCATATTCTTTCTAATCCTCcaaccctccccactcccccaactcCCACACCCTACCCCCACCAACGTTCCTGGAATTTTGGACTTGGCTATTTTTAAAACCGTCAACTCAGTAgccacctccctccctgctcAGCTGTCCAGTACTCTGGCCAGCCATATACTCCCCCTTCCCCCTACACCAAACCTTCTCTGGCTCCCTGACCTCAGTGAGACAGCAGCCGGCCTGGGGACCTGGGGGAGACATGGAGAAAGAGACGGAAGACCCCCTGGCTGGAGCTGACCCACAGAGTAGGGAATCATGGCTGGAGAATTGGATAGCAGAGTAATGTTTGACCTCTGGAAACAGTAAGTCAAAATGAAATTGCAATTCCTTTAATAAGCTTTTATATTGAAGTTAGACTTTTATAAAATTACAAACACCTACTTGGATGTCTCTCGTCCAAATGCTGGGATCTCTCCCTACCAAGGTGCCCCAatctccatttctctttctgtcttctttctggcCTCTGGCCTCTAGTTATTTGAAGTTtaattctctgtctctcctctggCAGTCTTAGCCCTCTCTTTACCTTATTACCTCAAGACTTCTGATGAAGTTTTACAAAGAGTTCCCTACATCCTCTATTCCGTAGTTTTCTTACCAAGGCCAAATATGACCTCTCAGACCTCACTGACACCCTCCTATCCTGCCCCCACTTAGCAATGCCCTTCACATTGAGATTCCAAGGGTGGGGGCTGctcctttaaattatttctcccCACAACTCTAGTCCCTCCATTCTATTCTCCCTCTTGCAGGACTCTTCCCCAATCATATCCTTATCCATAAGACAGGGGAGTTAGGAGGGATTTAGCCCCTCCCCAACTCCTGTCCTcataaaaaaaaactgagaacttCAGAATCTGAAAAGGAGAGATTAATGCCAAGAGTGGTTCTTCAGTGAAATTTGGGAAAATACAAGAACTGTTgacttagaaaaaacaaatattgatttGCATGTTTGGTTTGCATCCCATTATTCCATGAGAGAGGGAGATTAAAATTGCAGCTCGCTAGAGCTGATGAAAAGAGATCGGTTCCCTTTTCGTTTGAATACTGATGTTCTAGAGGGGATGGGTATGCCACCCTTACTCCTTCTTGTGTTCTTCTGACACAAAGAAGGCAAAGAAATGTATGACTCCTAGAAGGCATCTCCTCCTAATGGAGAGGAACAAGAAGTATGTTTCTGAAGTATTTTCAGGTCCTAATTTTATTAGGGTACTCACTAGGATTAATGGTATCTGATCTATGCCCATGATTCCTCCATCTTTGACATATCTGCTGTTTGATAGCTCAGGATGGAGCAATACAGTGGACTCTGGCCCCTTGAGTTCATTCAaccttccctccacccccacctaGGGGTATTGCACAAGGGCACTAAAAGTGGCCACAGGAACAGGGCAAAGAGGCTTCACTGCCACACTTATAGTTTGAGGAGCCCCAATCTCCCCAAATTCCAATCTGCTCATCCTTTTCTTGATCTCCCCAGATTCGCTTCACATTATCCTGACCAGTCTtcaactcttctctctctctccatgtccagccaaatttcttttttcagtcaCTTACAGGGCTTCCGGTCAAAATTCACTAGGTAGGAGGGTCATCAGCTGGGAAGAACCGGCGCCTGGGGAACCTGGCTGGATAGGTATGGGGGAGCCAGGCCAGTCCCCTAGTCCCAGGTCCTCCCATGGCAGTCCCCCAACTCTAAGCACTCTCACTCTCCTGCTGCTCCTCTGTGGACATGGTAAGGAAGGGCCAGGGAAGGGTTTGGGGAAATCTAGAGGGTAGGCTGCTATGTAAGGGTGGGCATGTGAGCCTGAATGAGTGAGGAGAGATGTGCGCTGAGAGTCCCGGTCACTCGCCCTGCTCTCAAATAGGAATATTTTATTGCCCGTTCAGTTTGGGGAAGGCCACTGGGGAAGCCCTTGGTCGACAGGCAGAAGAGATGTGGCGGGCTTACACATTTTAGTAAGACAGCTGAGAGAAGTAGGGACaagggggttgggggctggggaaaGCCCTTAGTTAGGTTTTAGGAAGACTGGAATCCCCTGATGAGATTTGGAAGAGTTATGAGCAAACTACACTCCGATAGAGCAGAGGTCTGACGACCGTCTCACAATCCTCTCCCTTCTGTCTTTAGCTCATTCTCAATGCAAGATCCTCCGCTGCAATGCTGAGTATGTATCGTCCACTCTGAGCCTTAGAGGTGGCGGTTCATCAGGAGCACttcgaggaggaggaggaggccgggGTGGAGGGGTGGGCTCTGGCGGCCTCTGTCGAGCCCTCCGCTCCTATGCGCTCTGCACTCGGCGCACCGCCCGCACCTGCCGTGGGGACCTCGCCTTCCATTCGGCGGTACATGGCATCGAAGACCTGATGATCCAGCACAACTGCTCGCGCCAGGGCCCTaccgcccctcccccgccccggGGCCCCGCCCTTCCAGGCGCCGGCTCCGGCCTCCCTGCCCCGGACCCTTGTGACTATGAAGGCCGGTTTTCCCGGCTGCATGGTCGTCCCCCGGGGTTCTTGCATTGCGCTTCCTTCGGGGACCCCCATGTGCGCAGCTTCCACCACCATTTTCACACATGCCGTGTCCAAGGAGCTTGGCCTCTACTGGATAATGACTTCCTCTTTGTCCAAGCCACCAGCTCCCCCATGGCGTTGGGGGCCAACGCTACGGCCACCCGGAAGGTCAGGCACTCAATCTTCCTTCCGATCTACCTCATCAGATTCTTCCACGGGCACCATTCCCCCCCATCCCCACTAGTCAACAGCAGTGCTCCCtaattcccttttcttcctcaACCTCTCCCCCATCTTGAATCACTCCCTTCTACCAAACACTTGGAGCTGTAAACCACTTCCCCTTGATGGGAATTTCACTCAAATGCAGAAAACATTGAAGAGAGCAGACCTGAGGAGTTTCAGAAGGGACACTTTTCCCTCTCCTAGGAAGTTGCCAAGATTAAGTAGAGAGAGGGGTTAAGTAGGGATGAGGTGATACTGGAACGTAAATAGGAGAAGCGATCAAGGATTGAGGGCCATAATAGTCCTGCATCTCTACTTGGATCAGATCCCTAACTATGTATGAGGTCTGATTGGGGGGAAGATGCACTGAACCCAAAATGAACTGTTTTCCCTCTTGCCCTCACAGCTCA
This Rhinopithecus roxellana isolate Shanxi Qingling chromosome 8, ASM756505v1, whole genome shotgun sequence DNA region includes the following protein-coding sequences:
- the HJV gene encoding hemojuvelin isoform X1 gives rise to the protein MGEPGQSPSPRSSHGSPPTLSTLTLLLLLCGHAHSQCKILRCNAEYVSSTLSLRGGGSSGALRGGGGGRGGGVGSGGLCRALRSYALCTRRTARTCRGDLAFHSAVHGIEDLMIQHNCSRQGPTAPPPPRGPALPGAGSGLPAPDPCDYEGRFSRLHGRPPGFLHCASFGDPHVRSFHHHFHTCRVQGAWPLLDNDFLFVQATSSPMALGANATATRKLTIIFKNMQECIDQKVYQAEVDNLPAAFEDGSINGGDRPGGSSLSIQTANPGNHVEIQAAYIGTTIIIRQTAGQLSFSIKVAEDVAMAFSAEQDLQLCVGGCPPSQRLSRSDRSRRGAITIDTARRLCKEGLPVEDAYFHSCVFDVLISGDPNFTVAAQAALEDARAFLPDLEKLHLFPSDAGVSLSSATLLAPLLSGLFVLWLCIQ